In one Deinococcus humi genomic region, the following are encoded:
- a CDS encoding carboxypeptidase regulatory-like domain-containing protein, whose protein sequence is MNALKNVSALFLATTLAACGGTEPVARPPVVTPPGNPGPIDPGPIDPSKPTPYTMKGVVKNAQGQPLAGVEVWADNTLYYDMNVLGTTDSQGRYSIALPRDQLGTWRAGGRFQRSYHGETYELSLEVDEAAFATDAGAIRNFTLKTSGDRPDGHYYGGTVWVYGNYSNGDFKNRYVELTLTPDGPLLDGSAGETLKRFVDGNTVADVPIGRYTVTARYLPEGGTPQNMLVMRQDEDTFASSTTLMFRKEPKYGVMTDFNLKLASKP, encoded by the coding sequence ATGAATGCTCTCAAGAATGTCAGCGCCCTGTTCCTCGCTACCACGCTCGCCGCATGCGGGGGAACCGAACCAGTCGCCCGGCCCCCAGTTGTGACCCCGCCCGGCAACCCGGGTCCCATCGACCCCGGACCCATTGATCCCAGCAAGCCCACGCCCTACACCATGAAGGGCGTGGTGAAGAACGCGCAGGGGCAACCGCTCGCAGGCGTGGAGGTCTGGGCAGACAACACGCTCTATTACGACATGAATGTCCTCGGCACCACCGACTCACAGGGCCGCTACAGCATTGCGCTGCCGCGGGATCAACTGGGGACCTGGCGCGCGGGCGGGCGGTTCCAGCGCTCCTACCACGGCGAGACATACGAGCTCAGCCTGGAGGTGGATGAGGCCGCCTTCGCCACCGACGCTGGCGCCATTCGCAACTTCACGCTCAAAACGTCCGGTGATCGTCCCGACGGACACTATTACGGCGGCACGGTGTGGGTGTACGGCAACTACAGCAACGGCGACTTCAAGAACAGATACGTGGAACTCACCCTGACGCCGGATGGACCGCTGCTGGACGGCAGTGCCGGTGAAACGTTGAAGCGCTTTGTGGACGGCAACACCGTCGCGGACGTCCCCATTGGCCGGTACACGGTCACGGCCCGCTATCTGCCCGAGGGCGGCACCCCTCAGAACATGCTCGTCATGCGCCAGGACGAGGACACCTTTGCGTCCTCAACCACCCTGATGTTCCGCAAGGAGCCGAAGTACGGCGTCATGACGGACTTCAACCTCAAGCTCGCCAGCAAGCCCTGA
- a CDS encoding alpha/beta fold hydrolase, with product MTNLQIRSSGATLAGEVRGGGPAVVFLHAGVADRRMWDGVVGHLAVSHRTVTYDRRGFGETLSAEETFSLPCDLLAVLDGCGSSRATLVGCSQGGRVALDFALAYPERVAALVLIAPSIGGAPVPETFPPQVEALLEELEAAEESGDLERLNLLEARLWLDGVLGKEGRVQGHLRDLFLDMNGIALRAPQLGEETVPPPAWPRLGEVTVPSLLVCGDLDFPHVQERCRKMGELMPEARWHLMEGTAHLPSFEHPEAFAALLSNFLTEVGAAEKR from the coding sequence ATGACGAACCTACAGATCCGCAGCAGTGGGGCAACGTTGGCCGGAGAGGTGCGCGGGGGTGGACCCGCAGTGGTCTTCCTGCATGCGGGGGTGGCCGACCGCCGGATGTGGGACGGGGTGGTGGGGCATCTCGCCGTCTCCCACCGCACCGTGACGTATGACCGACGCGGCTTCGGCGAGACGCTGTCTGCTGAGGAAACGTTCTCGTTACCGTGTGACCTGCTCGCCGTGCTGGACGGCTGCGGGAGCAGCCGCGCGACCCTCGTCGGCTGCTCTCAGGGCGGCAGGGTCGCGCTGGACTTTGCCCTCGCGTATCCGGAGCGGGTCGCGGCCCTGGTGCTGATCGCCCCGTCGATAGGCGGTGCCCCGGTTCCCGAAACCTTCCCCCCGCAGGTCGAGGCGCTGCTCGAAGAACTGGAAGCCGCCGAGGAGTCGGGAGACCTGGAACGCCTCAACCTTCTGGAGGCGCGCCTCTGGCTCGACGGCGTGCTGGGGAAGGAGGGACGAGTTCAGGGCCACCTTCGCGACCTCTTTCTCGACATGAATGGGATTGCCCTGCGGGCGCCGCAACTGGGCGAGGAGACCGTTCCTCCACCCGCGTGGCCCCGGCTGGGTGAGGTCACCGTGCCCAGCCTGCTCGTCTGCGGCGACCTCGATTTTCCGCACGTCCAGGAGCGCTGCCGGAAGATGGGTGAGCTCATGCCGGAGGCCCGGTGGCACCTCATGGAGGGCACCGCGCATCTGCCCAGCTTTGAGCACCCTGAGGCGTTCGCAGCGCTTCTCAGCAACTTCCTGACAGAAGTGGGAGCCGCCGAAAAGCGGTGA
- a CDS encoding ATP-binding protein: MKEPPTWRLFVLGEPRLLAPDGRETRPEGKPLALLAYLALEGTVPRSRLAGLLWPERTETAARNNLVQLLRRMRITFGGELITGQETLSLAPSIEVDVRRLLKDTPTPAELAADTLLAGVRFDDQLDLADWLAVQRERLDARRAREMARAVTRAEEAGDLGGALVLARRALALDPLSEETHRRLMRLLYLVGASSEALDVYAELRERLQGELRTEPMPETRELVALIERGGTIPAARPISPVPLAPLQPPALTGRERELARMQQAWDRGQFIIISGAPGMGKSRLAADFAASQGRVLWVEARPGDSLVPYTTTIRSLRRGLSLSGADLPLELRRPLSFLLPELAPPGETPAMTADAGLHSVIQYAFALCLTDVDVCVFDDMQFADNASVEVGFDLIGAVFPMGQPGGLPHFIAMHRENELPPYTAAIFERLVVAGQADWTDLAPLSGAATRQLLTSLNVPADVADGLARASGGHPLFVLEGVRALASGGGIGGSGGVSPKLGQMIGDRLARLSKVALHATRASAVLRRDFTPELVADMLSAPLLEVLGAWDELEAAQILAGERFHHDLVAEAVLEGIPPTVLRLLHRAAARVLADEGAAAARIAWHWRQGGQDLEAAPWLLQAREAARASLRLREAAAHLEEAARIFEAQGDPRAFGAWRQRAEDLALTDDAEARQASVNDVLERATTPTEIAQAWLLQAGLFSARNEGARAESAVRRGLLALGDHDESELRANLLGDLGTALWTQGRLAEAEAALREAVTVLEPLGPSSSLAGGLSNLAVVLDHQDRHREAEGLHRRAVEILTGLGDLGHLAVILRNLAVCLSELGDVRGGLEALQRSVTLHDADSQDTSAVSHVLLGITHADLGEYGSAVQHFEHALSAELDPSGWLHDYARGCLGEVLVTLGDFGRAEALLRAAEASGIPNSYRGRVHVALARLAFERGQDPAAALEQAEALVGEAPRPFALGRLRLVQALSCEPAQAHAAAREALETARRHELGGLELGAHTRLARALSRAGEIQQALLHAEQAAHLLDTFEPAELSRGEVLLTLFEAQQAAGSADAVATLQRAGAWLEQTTEKHVPPSLKEAFLIHNTVARAITQAQQQGALTGLESC, translated from the coding sequence ATGAAAGAACCGCCAACATGGCGGCTGTTTGTGCTGGGCGAGCCTCGCTTGCTGGCACCGGATGGCCGGGAGACGCGCCCCGAGGGCAAGCCGCTCGCCCTGCTGGCGTACCTCGCCCTGGAGGGGACCGTGCCGAGGTCACGTCTCGCGGGACTGCTGTGGCCGGAGCGGACCGAGACGGCGGCCCGCAACAACCTCGTCCAGCTTCTGCGCCGGATGCGGATCACCTTCGGCGGCGAGCTGATCACCGGGCAGGAGACGCTCTCACTTGCCCCCAGCATTGAGGTCGATGTCCGGCGTCTGCTCAAGGACACGCCGACCCCAGCTGAGCTTGCCGCAGATACCCTGCTGGCGGGCGTGCGTTTCGACGATCAGCTGGACCTGGCCGACTGGCTTGCCGTGCAGCGGGAGCGGCTGGATGCGCGGCGAGCCAGGGAAATGGCGAGGGCCGTGACCCGGGCCGAGGAAGCCGGGGACCTGGGAGGGGCCCTTGTGCTCGCGCGCCGGGCGCTGGCCCTTGATCCCCTGTCGGAGGAGACGCACCGCAGACTGATGCGCCTGCTGTACCTCGTGGGCGCTTCCTCCGAGGCGCTCGACGTGTATGCAGAATTGCGGGAGCGGCTGCAGGGCGAGCTGCGCACGGAGCCCATGCCCGAAACACGCGAGCTCGTGGCCTTGATCGAGCGCGGCGGCACGATCCCTGCGGCCCGTCCCATCTCCCCCGTCCCGCTGGCACCACTGCAGCCGCCAGCCCTGACCGGACGCGAACGTGAACTCGCGCGGATGCAGCAGGCGTGGGACCGGGGGCAGTTCATCATCATCTCCGGCGCGCCGGGCATGGGGAAGTCACGCCTGGCTGCCGACTTTGCGGCGAGCCAGGGGCGGGTGCTGTGGGTCGAGGCCCGGCCAGGTGACAGCCTGGTGCCCTATACCACCACGATTCGCAGTCTGCGGCGCGGGCTGAGCCTCTCGGGGGCCGACCTGCCCCTCGAACTGCGGCGGCCGCTCAGTTTTCTCCTTCCTGAACTTGCCCCACCGGGAGAGACGCCCGCCATGACTGCGGACGCGGGACTGCACAGCGTCATTCAATATGCCTTCGCGCTGTGCCTCACGGATGTGGACGTGTGCGTGTTCGACGACATGCAGTTCGCCGACAATGCCAGCGTGGAGGTGGGCTTCGACCTTATCGGCGCCGTTTTTCCGATGGGCCAGCCCGGGGGCCTGCCGCACTTCATCGCGATGCACCGCGAAAACGAGTTGCCACCGTACACCGCAGCCATTTTCGAGCGGCTTGTGGTTGCCGGGCAGGCCGACTGGACGGATCTCGCGCCGCTGAGCGGGGCGGCCACCCGGCAACTGCTCACCAGCCTGAACGTGCCTGCGGACGTGGCAGACGGTCTGGCCCGCGCCTCGGGAGGACATCCCCTCTTCGTCCTCGAAGGCGTGAGGGCGCTGGCGAGCGGCGGTGGGATTGGCGGCTCCGGGGGCGTTTCGCCCAAACTGGGTCAGATGATCGGCGACCGCCTGGCCCGCCTCTCGAAGGTGGCGCTGCATGCCACCCGCGCGAGCGCCGTGCTGAGGCGCGACTTCACCCCGGAACTCGTGGCGGACATGCTCTCGGCACCGCTGCTCGAGGTCCTGGGGGCGTGGGACGAGCTGGAGGCAGCCCAGATCCTCGCTGGTGAGCGCTTTCACCATGACCTTGTGGCGGAAGCCGTGCTGGAGGGCATTCCGCCCACGGTGCTGCGCCTGCTCCACCGTGCTGCTGCCCGCGTCCTGGCAGACGAGGGCGCCGCCGCCGCGCGGATCGCATGGCACTGGCGGCAGGGTGGGCAGGACCTGGAGGCCGCGCCGTGGCTTCTGCAGGCACGCGAGGCCGCGCGGGCTTCCCTGCGCCTGCGCGAGGCGGCGGCCCATCTGGAGGAGGCCGCACGTATCTTCGAGGCGCAGGGCGACCCCCGGGCCTTCGGGGCGTGGCGGCAGCGGGCGGAAGACCTCGCCCTGACCGATGACGCCGAGGCACGTCAGGCGTCCGTGAACGACGTGCTGGAACGGGCCACCACACCCACCGAGATCGCGCAGGCCTGGCTGCTGCAGGCAGGCCTCTTCTCCGCCAGGAACGAGGGGGCGCGGGCGGAGAGCGCGGTGCGGCGGGGGCTCCTGGCTCTGGGCGACCACGACGAGTCCGAGTTGCGAGCGAACCTGCTGGGTGACCTGGGCACGGCCCTCTGGACCCAGGGGCGACTGGCCGAAGCGGAGGCCGCCCTGCGAGAGGCCGTGACGGTGCTCGAACCCCTTGGCCCTTCCAGCAGCCTGGCAGGTGGGCTCAGCAATCTTGCCGTCGTGCTCGATCACCAGGACCGCCACCGCGAGGCCGAGGGATTGCACCGCCGGGCAGTTGAAATCCTGACTGGTTTGGGTGACCTGGGACATCTTGCGGTCATCCTGCGGAACCTCGCGGTCTGTCTGAGTGAGCTTGGCGATGTCCGGGGAGGCCTGGAGGCGCTCCAACGTTCCGTGACATTGCATGACGCGGACTCGCAGGACACCTCGGCTGTGAGTCACGTCCTGCTCGGCATCACCCACGCCGACCTCGGCGAGTATGGGAGTGCCGTGCAGCATTTCGAGCACGCCCTTTCGGCCGAGCTCGATCCCAGCGGCTGGCTGCACGACTACGCGCGTGGCTGTCTGGGAGAGGTGCTCGTGACCCTGGGGGACTTCGGGCGAGCTGAGGCCCTGCTGCGGGCAGCGGAAGCCTCAGGCATACCCAACAGCTACCGCGGGCGTGTTCACGTGGCCCTCGCTCGGCTGGCCTTTGAGCGGGGGCAGGACCCGGCAGCGGCACTCGAACAGGCGGAGGCGTTGGTGGGCGAGGCGCCACGGCCCTTCGCCCTGGGACGGCTGCGGCTCGTGCAGGCCCTGTCGTGCGAGCCTGCACAGGCCCATGCGGCGGCGCGTGAAGCGCTCGAAACCGCCCGCCGTCATGAGCTTGGAGGCCTGGAGCTGGGCGCCCACACCCGCCTGGCCAGAGCGCTGTCGCGTGCCGGTGAAATTCAGCAAGCCCTTCTGCACGCGGAGCAGGCCGCCCACCTGCTGGACACGTTCGAACCCGCCGAACTTTCACGCGGCGAGGTGCTCCTCACGCTGTTCGAGGCGCAGCAGGCGGCGGGAAGCGCAGACGCCGTTGCAACACTGCAGCGTGCTGGGGCATGGCTGGAGCAGACCACTGAGAAACACGTCCCCCCCTCCCTGAAAGAGGCTTTCCTGATCCACAACACGGTGGCCCGCGCCATCACTCAGGCCCAGCAACAAGGCGCCTTAACCGGATTGGAAAGTTGTTAA
- a CDS encoding ATP-binding protein, translating into MPEAQTSWQLDVLGSPRLTTPEGRVLPLERKTAALLAYLALEGTVPRGLLAELLWPGTPGGAARNNLVHLLRRLKEASGADLVEAGDSLSLNAGVTVDAVTLLTSSGIPDAGGTLLGGVDFDDLPDLAEWVLAQDERLVAAQAGKYRGAVARLAQDGEAAEAAALAERWTEFDPVSEEAHRALMRLHYDLGDRAAALQAYHRCKHTLRQELGADPSAETQRLARDIDQGALPTTAPRKAARIPLQVLRPPTLVGREDVWARMEEAWEKGLGIMLEGDPGSGKSRLAQDFLRSRTGYQLLMFQGRPGDAAVPYATHARNYRQTLAANPDLELPEWVVRELARMLPELGEAPPPMTTQDDKRRFYEAKYEVVRLVAERGPVIICTDDVQFMDEPSIEAGAYVGSRFWGDTNTMLRCLYCHRTKALPPYSAALLDSMYAAGVVVPVYLPPLGESAVTRLLRDLDVPGGASVASEVTRATQGNIQFVLETVKNMYEQEGSGVEAPAGATSGIAAMIEQRLARLSPSALQAARAAAVLRRDFTLELVTQTLGTGLLDTATAWEELEEAQVMTGEAFSHDLVFETVLAQTPPTARRVLHRSAARVLAAAGAHPARVAGHWQDGDGPRQAAPWLVRAGDAAVGTLHFADAHEFYTRAEAAFTEAGDASGAAGVRRTLDALATRAEQAAL; encoded by the coding sequence ATGCCTGAAGCTCAGACGTCCTGGCAGCTTGACGTGCTCGGCTCGCCGCGCCTTACCACGCCGGAGGGACGCGTGTTGCCGCTGGAGCGCAAGACTGCCGCGCTCCTGGCCTACCTTGCGCTGGAGGGAACGGTCCCGCGCGGGCTCCTGGCAGAATTGCTCTGGCCCGGCACCCCCGGCGGCGCCGCGAGAAACAACCTCGTGCATCTGCTGCGACGGCTCAAGGAAGCGAGCGGCGCTGACCTGGTCGAGGCGGGCGATTCGCTATCTCTGAACGCCGGGGTGACCGTCGACGCGGTCACCCTGCTCACGTCCAGCGGCATTCCGGACGCAGGGGGCACACTGCTGGGGGGGGTGGACTTCGACGACCTGCCCGACCTCGCCGAATGGGTGCTGGCGCAGGACGAACGGCTTGTGGCGGCGCAGGCGGGCAAGTACCGTGGGGCCGTCGCGCGGCTCGCGCAGGACGGCGAGGCGGCCGAGGCGGCGGCCCTGGCCGAGCGCTGGACCGAATTTGACCCCGTGTCCGAGGAGGCCCACCGCGCCCTGATGCGCCTGCATTACGACCTGGGTGACCGCGCCGCCGCGTTGCAGGCCTATCACCGCTGCAAGCACACCTTGCGCCAGGAACTCGGCGCCGACCCGTCGGCGGAGACGCAGCGTCTGGCGAGGGACATCGACCAGGGGGCGCTCCCCACCACCGCGCCCAGGAAAGCCGCGCGTATTCCCCTTCAGGTGCTGCGCCCGCCTACCCTGGTGGGGCGGGAGGACGTGTGGGCAAGGATGGAGGAGGCGTGGGAAAAGGGACTGGGCATCATGCTCGAGGGCGATCCCGGCTCGGGCAAGTCGCGCCTGGCCCAGGACTTCTTGCGCTCACGCACCGGATATCAGCTGCTGATGTTCCAGGGCCGACCAGGCGACGCGGCTGTGCCGTACGCCACCCACGCCCGCAATTACCGGCAGACGCTCGCGGCCAACCCTGATCTCGAACTGCCGGAGTGGGTCGTGCGTGAACTCGCCCGCATGCTGCCCGAACTCGGAGAAGCGCCTCCCCCCATGACGACCCAGGACGACAAGCGCCGCTTCTACGAGGCGAAATACGAGGTCGTGCGGCTCGTCGCCGAACGCGGACCCGTCATCATCTGTACCGACGACGTGCAGTTCATGGACGAACCCAGCATCGAGGCGGGCGCGTATGTCGGCTCGCGCTTCTGGGGCGACACGAACACTATGCTGCGCTGCCTGTACTGCCACCGCACCAAGGCGCTCCCACCCTACTCGGCGGCGCTGCTCGACTCCATGTACGCGGCGGGGGTGGTGGTGCCGGTCTACCTTCCGCCCCTGGGAGAGAGCGCCGTCACCCGCCTGCTCAGGGACCTCGACGTGCCGGGGGGGGCCAGTGTGGCGAGCGAGGTGACCCGCGCCACCCAGGGCAACATTCAGTTTGTGCTGGAAACGGTCAAGAACATGTACGAGCAGGAAGGGAGCGGGGTCGAGGCCCCGGCTGGGGCGACCTCGGGCATCGCAGCGATGATCGAGCAGCGCCTCGCGCGCCTCTCGCCGAGCGCGTTGCAGGCGGCGCGGGCCGCCGCTGTGCTGCGCCGCGACTTCACGCTCGAGCTGGTCACCCAGACACTCGGAACGGGCCTGCTGGACACCGCGACCGCCTGGGAGGAGCTTGAGGAGGCGCAGGTTATGACGGGCGAGGCCTTTAGCCATGACCTCGTGTTTGAAACGGTGCTCGCGCAGACACCGCCAACCGCACGCCGGGTCCTGCACCGCAGCGCCGCGCGGGTCCTGGCGGCAGCCGGGGCACATCCTGCCCGGGTGGCGGGTCACTGGCAGGACGGCGACGGCCCCAGGCAGGCGGCCCCCTGGCTCGTCCGGGCGGGAGACGCGGCGGTGGGCACCCTTCATTTTGCCGACGCGCACGAGTTCTACACCCGTGCGGAGGCGGCCTTTACAGAAGCGGGAGACGCGAGCGGGGCGGCGGGGGTCCGGCGGACTCTCGATGCGCTGGCCACGCGTGCCGAGCAGGCGGCCCTCTGA
- a CDS encoding DUF4352 domain-containing protein, with translation MQTRLILSALTLALATTALAGNTPATPAQPVVMGTTQLSGQNAKIGQTFTVGKQNPINFTLLSASYTTARMLVGTVLVVPKADEKLLVLRFTAHNPTRQDATLSGLKFTAVDIKDVNHVSESSFVRAGTSEEYQASLKPAQKVEIVSVVRVPASGVIPKLIVQRGDGPVLRYDLRNQAKGVPAPFADPKDASGATALGDAPAKLGTTYAMGRYDMKFENVAFSTEPMLGRQVPQGKRYVLVSVAMKNAGADADSPSHYTFKTELLDADGEPVEFWVLAKGSRPEEAINRSVKPGEEYRVRLVFVAPDTVGLRQLTVRERDGHGVVFDLSNVK, from the coding sequence ATGCAGACCCGACTGATCCTGTCCGCCCTGACCCTCGCCCTCGCCACCACCGCCCTCGCCGGAAACACTCCTGCCACCCCTGCCCAGCCCGTCGTGATGGGTACGACACAGCTGAGTGGCCAGAACGCCAAAATCGGCCAGACCTTCACGGTCGGCAAGCAGAATCCCATCAACTTCACGCTGCTGAGTGCGTCCTACACCACGGCCCGCATGCTGGTCGGCACCGTCCTGGTCGTTCCAAAAGCCGATGAGAAACTCCTGGTGCTCCGCTTCACCGCCCACAACCCCACGCGGCAGGATGCCACCCTGTCCGGCCTGAAGTTCACGGCGGTGGACATCAAGGACGTCAACCATGTCAGCGAGAGCAGCTTTGTGCGCGCCGGAACAAGCGAGGAGTACCAGGCGAGCCTCAAACCCGCTCAGAAGGTGGAGATCGTCTCGGTCGTGCGTGTCCCGGCCAGCGGCGTGATCCCGAAGCTCATCGTGCAGCGCGGTGACGGTCCGGTGCTGCGCTACGACCTGCGCAACCAGGCCAAAGGCGTGCCCGCCCCCTTTGCCGATCCCAAGGACGCGAGCGGCGCGACCGCACTCGGCGACGCGCCCGCAAAGCTCGGCACCACTTACGCGATGGGACGGTACGACATGAAGTTCGAGAACGTTGCCTTCTCCACCGAGCCGATGCTCGGGCGTCAGGTGCCGCAGGGCAAGCGCTACGTGCTGGTCAGCGTTGCAATGAAGAATGCCGGAGCGGACGCCGACAGCCCCTCGCATTACACCTTCAAGACTGAACTCCTCGACGCCGACGGCGAGCCTGTGGAGTTCTGGGTGCTCGCCAAGGGCAGCCGCCCCGAGGAAGCGATCAACCGCAGCGTGAAGCCCGGCGAGGAATACCGGGTGCGCCTTGTATTCGTCGCTCCGGACACTGTGGGCCTGCGCCAGCTGACGGTCCGCGAACGTGACGGCCACGGTGTCGTCTTTGACCTCAGCAACGTCAAGTGA
- a CDS encoding multicopper oxidase domain-containing protein — translation MLLLPLKIHSLPVRRLTPWLLGTLLLLGNPAWAQNAPQEHDHGAAVPSVSNPATARDALLHDFVAAPNGTVPLEKFTGDVREFTLEVHEIESEIAPGVRVRQWAFGLPGQQASVPGPELRVKVGDLVKITLKNTTDRAHTVHLHGITSLAQSMDGVPHTSHAVLPGKELTYAFVATEAGTHMYHCHVETNLHLDMGMYGALIVEPRDTPAWVKDHVLMLDEWDSKQDPEQLPHKPTPNYYLANGRAHPLIPDLHIPQGEVHLVRLLNIGQEVHSMHLHGMTFLVVAKDGQDLPLPYRADTVLLGPGERYDLLVKGRDGTFPLHDHIPPHGTNDGVDPGGIHLMVVGGPELAADGTVVGASAPHAHGNGDAATSAPPSELPLQSGTVEIHVTGFVFSSPTLRIKRGTKVVWNNDDMAAHTVTVDGPQKAASAPLRKGGRFAMTFDEIGTYRVGCVQHPFMTATVVVEP, via the coding sequence ATGCTGCTCTTGCCTCTGAAAATCCACTCCCTTCCTGTCCGGCGCCTGACCCCCTGGCTGCTGGGCACGCTGCTGTTGCTAGGCAATCCTGCCTGGGCGCAGAACGCGCCCCAGGAGCACGATCACGGCGCCGCCGTTCCCAGCGTTTCCAATCCAGCCACAGCGCGCGATGCCCTGCTCCATGACTTCGTGGCGGCGCCCAATGGAACCGTCCCCCTGGAGAAATTCACGGGCGATGTGCGCGAGTTTACGCTGGAGGTCCACGAGATCGAGAGCGAGATAGCGCCGGGGGTCAGGGTCAGGCAGTGGGCCTTCGGCCTCCCTGGACAGCAGGCCAGCGTGCCGGGGCCAGAACTGCGGGTCAAGGTGGGGGACCTCGTCAAGATCACTCTCAAGAACACCACGGACCGTGCTCACACGGTCCACCTGCACGGCATCACGTCGCTGGCGCAGAGCATGGACGGCGTGCCGCACACTTCGCACGCTGTGCTGCCCGGCAAGGAGTTGACCTACGCGTTCGTGGCGACCGAGGCAGGCACCCACATGTACCACTGTCACGTCGAGACCAACCTGCACCTCGACATGGGCATGTACGGGGCGCTGATCGTCGAGCCCCGGGACACGCCCGCCTGGGTCAAAGACCACGTGCTGATGCTTGACGAGTGGGACTCGAAGCAGGACCCGGAACAGCTGCCCCATAAACCCACCCCGAACTACTACCTCGCCAATGGCCGGGCCCATCCCCTGATCCCCGACCTGCACATTCCCCAGGGTGAGGTGCATCTCGTCCGCCTGCTCAACATCGGGCAGGAGGTCCACAGCATGCACCTGCACGGCATGACCTTTCTGGTGGTCGCCAAGGATGGGCAGGACCTGCCTCTCCCCTACCGTGCCGACACGGTGCTGCTGGGGCCCGGCGAACGTTATGACCTGCTGGTGAAGGGGCGGGACGGCACTTTCCCGCTGCACGACCACATTCCCCCCCACGGCACGAACGACGGAGTGGACCCCGGCGGCATTCACCTGATGGTGGTCGGCGGTCCAGAACTTGCGGCGGACGGCACGGTCGTTGGGGCATCGGCACCCCATGCCCATGGGAACGGCGACGCAGCCACGTCGGCACCGCCGAGCGAGCTTCCTTTGCAAAGCGGCACCGTGGAGATCCATGTCACGGGCTTCGTGTTCTCCTCACCCACGCTGCGGATCAAGCGGGGCACCAAGGTCGTCTGGAACAACGACGACATGGCGGCGCACACCGTGACGGTGGACGGGCCACAAAAAGCGGCCTCTGCACCGTTGCGCAAGGGAGGGCGTTTTGCCATGACCTTTGACGAGATCGGCACGTACCGGGTCGGGTGCGTTCAACATCCCTTTATGACAGCCACCGTGGTGGTCGAGCCTTAA
- a CDS encoding oxygenase MpaB family protein has protein sequence MPLSSDTPHPSGDGSPFVRPDSIVRRIWGDGDLVLLVFAGAAAEFALNRAVDWLFFTGKIPQDPLGRLFSTAGYAQQIILADRAGAERTLAGIRAAHGVIEGTRGARIPDWAHRDVLYLLVAYSERAYETLHHPLTGPEREELWAVFRRVGLGLGIPELPTHYAEWQIDRQRHLERDLTCGEHTRALYAAYRQHLGPWRYLLLQQVQGVLVPRHVRDLLSLPGKPWLRGVLPLYPMVARLGLRRALRQALIPPAHLDSVQRLDLAST, from the coding sequence GTGCCTCTCTCTTCGGACACTCCGCACCCATCAGGGGACGGCTCCCCCTTCGTCCGCCCCGACTCCATCGTGCGGCGCATCTGGGGAGACGGGGATCTGGTGCTGCTGGTCTTCGCCGGGGCCGCCGCAGAGTTCGCGCTCAACCGGGCCGTCGACTGGCTGTTCTTCACCGGAAAAATCCCCCAGGACCCTCTGGGGCGACTGTTTTCCACCGCTGGCTACGCTCAGCAGATCATCCTGGCCGACCGGGCGGGGGCCGAGCGGACCCTCGCCGGGATCCGCGCCGCGCACGGGGTCATCGAGGGGACGCGGGGAGCGCGCATTCCCGACTGGGCGCACCGTGACGTGCTGTACCTGCTGGTGGCCTACTCCGAGCGGGCTTACGAGACCCTGCATCACCCGTTGACCGGGCCAGAGCGGGAGGAGCTGTGGGCCGTCTTCCGGCGCGTGGGCCTCGGCCTGGGCATTCCCGAACTGCCCACCCACTATGCAGAGTGGCAAATCGACCGACAGCGCCACCTGGAGCGTGACCTGACCTGCGGCGAGCACACCCGGGCGCTGTACGCCGCCTACCGTCAGCACCTCGGGCCATGGCGGTATCTCCTTCTCCAGCAGGTGCAGGGCGTGCTGGTTCCCCGCCACGTCCGCGACCTGCTCAGCCTGCCGGGCAAGCCGTGGCTGCGGGGCGTCCTGCCGCTCTACCCCATGGTTGCGCGGCTTGGCCTTCGCCGTGCCCTGCGCCAGGCCCTAATCCCGCCTGCCCATCTCGACTCCGTCCAGCGCCTTGATCTGGCCTCGACATGA